Proteins encoded by one window of Nitrincola iocasae:
- a CDS encoding type II toxin-antitoxin system RelE/ParE family toxin — protein sequence MPWTIDFYDGVEEAITEMPPNIQARMLRLLELMEKHGANLGAPHSTPMGDGLFEIRAKAKEGIGRAIYCYMHGEHVYILHAFIKKSQKTPKKDLNLAKTRMKKVSP from the coding sequence ATGCCGTGGACAATTGATTTCTATGATGGTGTTGAGGAAGCAATTACTGAGATGCCGCCAAATATTCAGGCCAGAATGCTTCGGCTTTTAGAATTAATGGAAAAACACGGCGCTAACCTTGGTGCCCCACATTCTACACCCATGGGAGATGGCCTGTTTGAGATCCGAGCCAAGGCAAAGGAAGGAATTGGCAGGGCTATATACTGCTACATGCATGGCGAGCATGTCTATATCCTGCACGCATTTATAAAGAAGTCCCAGAAAACACCAAAGAAAGACCTAAATTTAGCAAAAACACGAATGAAAAAGGTGAGCCCATGA
- a CDS encoding carbohydrate ABC transporter permease produces the protein MNRLNQLYAWLMLLPALLMLLAFTHIPALTTLWHSLFFPARGQRSSEFAGLENYRMLMDDAIFWKTLSNNLWYAVGTVPTSIALALGMALWVNSKISGRSALRLAYFTPTMLPMIAVANIWLFFYTPEIGLFNKLLNGLGMSGINWLGDPNWALASLMLMTIWKEAGFFMIFYLAALQSLNKDIYSAAALEGAGHLYVFRRITLPLLMPTTLFVLVNAILNAFKLVDHLFILTKGGPNNATNLMLYYIYENAFSFFDSNYAAALTLVLLMLLILLALIQFLLIERRVHYR, from the coding sequence ATGAATCGTCTCAACCAACTCTATGCCTGGCTGATGCTACTGCCTGCTCTGCTGATGCTGTTGGCATTCACCCATATTCCAGCATTGACAACCCTGTGGCATTCGCTGTTTTTTCCAGCTCGGGGGCAGCGTTCATCCGAGTTTGCCGGTCTGGAAAACTACCGCATGCTGATGGATGATGCGATCTTCTGGAAAACCTTATCCAACAACCTCTGGTATGCCGTCGGCACCGTGCCTACATCGATTGCCCTGGCACTGGGCATGGCGCTCTGGGTGAACAGTAAAATCAGCGGGCGTAGTGCACTGCGTCTGGCGTATTTCACCCCAACCATGTTACCGATGATCGCTGTTGCCAATATCTGGCTGTTCTTTTACACCCCTGAAATTGGCCTGTTCAATAAACTGCTTAATGGACTGGGCATGTCTGGCATTAACTGGCTGGGCGATCCTAACTGGGCGCTAGCAAGTCTGATGCTGATGACTATCTGGAAGGAAGCCGGATTTTTCATGATTTTTTACCTGGCAGCCCTGCAAAGTCTGAACAAGGATATTTACTCAGCGGCAGCGCTTGAGGGTGCTGGGCACTTGTATGTATTCCGGCGTATCACCCTGCCGCTGCTGATGCCAACCACGCTATTCGTACTGGTCAATGCGATACTGAATGCGTTCAAACTGGTCGATCATCTGTTCATCCTCACCAAGGGTGGACCGAATAATGCCACCAACCTGATGCTCTATTACATCTATGAAAACGCTTTCAGTTTCTTCGACAGCAACTACGCCGCCGCACTGACATTGGTGCTGTTAATGCTGCTAATTCTGTTGGCACTGATACAGTTTTTATTGATCGAACGTCGTGTTCACTACCGCTGA
- a CDS encoding ABC transporter substrate-binding protein, with protein sequence MLRSTKRMLAMGLTSLAIATAAQAQTELTMYYPVSVGGPLTDVVDGMISDFEQQHPDIKVNAIYAGNYNDTRVKALAALNSGQPAQLSVLFSIDVHELMGMDAIVPFDAVVETDEEREWLQSFYPTLMENGVVDNQVWGIPFQRSTIVMYYNKDAFRDAGLDPEQPPQSWDELVEMGQQLVKKDSNGEVERWGAMIPSTGYPYWMFGALAMQNDEVLMNSEGNETYFNNPGVVEALTYWQDLSGKYAVMPQGMIEWGTLRQNFLEQKTAIMWHSTGNLTAVKDSAEFDFGVAMLPANKRFGSPTGGGNFYLFKEASDEERRAALELVRFMTAPEQAAHWSIATGYMGVSPASYETDALQQYVLDFPPAAVARDQLDFATAELSTHESGRVRKLLDDAIQSVLSGQQDAQEALDSAQNQAQRILSRY encoded by the coding sequence ATGTTACGCAGCACTAAACGTATGCTAGCCATGGGGTTAACCTCGCTGGCTATTGCGACAGCCGCTCAGGCACAAACTGAATTAACCATGTATTACCCTGTTTCAGTCGGTGGACCTCTGACTGATGTGGTCGATGGCATGATCAGTGATTTTGAACAGCAACATCCTGATATCAAGGTGAATGCGATTTATGCCGGTAATTACAATGATACCCGCGTGAAAGCACTGGCGGCCTTGAACAGCGGTCAACCGGCGCAACTGTCGGTGCTTTTTTCCATCGATGTGCATGAACTGATGGGAATGGATGCCATCGTCCCCTTTGATGCCGTTGTGGAAACAGATGAAGAGCGCGAATGGCTGCAGAGCTTCTACCCCACATTGATGGAAAACGGCGTGGTAGATAATCAGGTTTGGGGAATTCCCTTCCAGCGCTCCACCATTGTGATGTACTACAACAAAGATGCCTTTCGCGATGCAGGCCTTGATCCGGAACAGCCACCCCAAAGCTGGGATGAGCTGGTGGAAATGGGCCAGCAACTGGTTAAAAAAGACAGCAACGGTGAAGTCGAACGTTGGGGAGCGATGATTCCATCCACCGGTTACCCTTACTGGATGTTCGGTGCGCTGGCGATGCAAAACGATGAAGTATTGATGAACAGTGAAGGTAATGAAACCTACTTTAACAACCCAGGTGTCGTTGAAGCACTGACCTACTGGCAGGATCTCAGTGGTAAATACGCAGTGATGCCACAAGGCATGATTGAGTGGGGCACTCTGCGCCAGAACTTTCTGGAACAGAAAACCGCCATTATGTGGCACTCAACCGGTAATCTGACAGCCGTTAAAGACAGCGCTGAATTTGATTTCGGTGTCGCCATGCTGCCAGCCAACAAACGTTTCGGCTCTCCCACCGGCGGCGGTAACTTTTACCTGTTCAAAGAGGCTTCGGACGAAGAGCGTCGGGCCGCACTGGAACTGGTTCGCTTCATGACAGCGCCTGAACAGGCCGCTCACTGGAGTATCGCCACGGGGTATATGGGTGTCAGCCCAGCGTCCTATGAAACCGACGCGCTGCAACAGTATGTGCTGGATTTCCCACCAGCGGCTGTGGCACGTGATCAACTGGACTTTGCCACGGCTGAACTGTCTACGCATGAATCCGGACGTGTGCGCAAACTGTTGGATGATGCGATTCAATCCGTCTTGAGTGGACAGCAAGATGCACAGGAAGCACTGGATTCAGCCCAGAATCAGGCTCAGCGCATTCTGAGTCGCTACTGA
- a CDS encoding phenol hydroxylase subunit P4 gives MSVTAITPDYKVQALDRFENFHGNQIVYVGWDHHLMFCSAFAYALPPTTTFAELRDQIMPEAFGEHAEFTQVNWNTATWLLDNQPFTPALDKSFQEQGIGHKSLLRFQTPELTGFQGKGV, from the coding sequence ATGTCAGTTACAGCGATTACGCCTGATTACAAAGTTCAGGCACTGGATAGATTTGAAAATTTTCACGGTAATCAGATCGTGTATGTGGGTTGGGACCATCACCTGATGTTCTGTTCCGCCTTTGCTTACGCACTGCCACCGACCACCACTTTTGCAGAACTTCGCGACCAGATTATGCCTGAGGCGTTTGGCGAGCATGCCGAGTTTACCCAGGTGAACTGGAACACCGCGACCTGGCTGCTGGATAACCAGCCGTTTACCCCGGCTCTGGATAAAAGCTTTCAGGAGCAGGGCATCGGTCATAAGTCCTTATTAAGGTTCCAGACCCCGGAACTGACTGGGTTTCAGGGCAAAGGCGTTTGA
- a CDS encoding PA0069 family radical SAM protein, with protein sequence MASSDKSSAAARRGRGATYNPDNRFSPRISETVDDGWWQEGTQQSLATEIRDEPCKTALSWNTSPDLPFDRSINPYRGCEHGCVYCYARPSHAYWDMSPGLDFETKLIARTGLVETLREELCKPGYVCRPINLSGNTDCYQPIEAKYKTTRRLLELLLEARHPVTLVTKSMLVLRDLDLLTAMAKHRLVRVFISITSLDMQLKRTLEPRAASPQARLRAIRELSAAGIPVGTLVSPIIPGLTDHEIEQILAAVSEAGARTANWMLLRLPLEVAPLFESWLEAHYPDRANKVMSLMRQCRGGKTNHAEFGKRFSGEGVFAELIAQRFTKASRRLGLQGNTEQGLNTRDFRPPSLQGDLFF encoded by the coding sequence ATGGCCTCTTCCGACAAATCATCTGCTGCTGCGCGTAGAGGACGGGGCGCGACCTACAATCCCGACAACCGCTTTTCACCCAGAATCAGTGAAACGGTGGATGATGGCTGGTGGCAGGAGGGTACGCAGCAAAGCCTGGCGACCGAAATACGCGATGAACCCTGCAAAACAGCACTGTCGTGGAACACATCCCCCGACCTGCCATTTGACCGCTCCATCAACCCCTATCGGGGTTGCGAACATGGCTGCGTCTATTGTTACGCCCGCCCCTCGCATGCCTATTGGGATATGTCACCGGGACTGGATTTTGAAACCAAATTGATTGCGCGTACCGGCCTGGTCGAAACCCTGCGCGAAGAGCTGTGTAAACCAGGCTATGTATGCCGCCCGATCAACCTGTCCGGTAACACCGACTGCTACCAGCCGATTGAAGCTAAATACAAAACCACGCGCCGGTTGCTGGAGCTGTTACTCGAAGCCCGCCACCCGGTGACACTGGTGACCAAAAGTATGCTGGTTTTAAGGGATCTGGATCTGTTAACAGCGATGGCGAAGCATCGACTGGTCAGGGTGTTTATCAGTATTACCAGCCTGGATATGCAGTTAAAGCGCACCCTGGAACCGCGCGCGGCCTCACCGCAGGCACGCCTGAGAGCGATCCGCGAACTCAGTGCCGCGGGCATTCCCGTGGGCACCCTGGTATCACCGATTATTCCGGGATTAACCGATCATGAAATCGAGCAGATCTTAGCAGCCGTCAGCGAGGCAGGTGCAAGAACCGCCAACTGGATGCTCTTGCGCCTGCCACTTGAGGTCGCCCCACTGTTTGAGTCCTGGCTGGAAGCCCATTACCCGGATCGTGCCAATAAGGTCATGAGCCTGATGCGCCAATGTCGTGGCGGAAAAACCAACCATGCCGAATTTGGTAAACGCTTTAGTGGTGAAGGCGTTTTCGCCGAACTGATAGCGCAACGCTTCACCAAAGCCAGCCGCCGCCTGGGTCTGCAAGGCAACACCGAACAAGGCCTGAATACCCGCGACTTTCGCCCACCTTCCCTCCAGGGTGATTTGTTCTTCTAA
- a CDS encoding NADH:ubiquinone reductase (Na(+)-transporting) subunit F produces MTYAVTVEPTGDVIEVEEGQTILDAALRQGVWLPFACGHGTCATCKVQVVEGDVEIGNASPFALMDVERDEGKVLACCAIPESDLVIEADVDVDPDFAGHPVEDFTATVVSIEDLSPSIKEIRLALDRPMTFQAGQYVNLNLPGVEGSRAFSIANPPSDDRHIELHVRLVPGGAGTTWLHQSLKPGDELELSGPYGQFFVRKSDAKDVIFIAGGSGLSSPQSMIVDLLEQGDTRQIYLFQGARNLSELYNRERLEALTQQHANFHYIPALNEPTAVDAWTGFIGFVHEAAKDYFDGRFNGHKAYLCGPPPMIDAAISALMQGRVFEADIHMEKFLTAADGAASETRSALFKRI; encoded by the coding sequence ATGACATATGCAGTGACCGTAGAACCCACCGGTGATGTGATTGAAGTGGAAGAGGGGCAAACCATTCTGGATGCCGCCCTGCGCCAGGGTGTCTGGTTACCCTTTGCCTGCGGTCACGGCACCTGTGCCACCTGCAAGGTGCAGGTTGTGGAAGGCGATGTCGAGATAGGTAATGCATCCCCCTTTGCGCTGATGGATGTGGAACGGGATGAAGGCAAGGTACTGGCCTGTTGCGCCATCCCTGAATCGGATCTGGTGATTGAAGCCGATGTGGATGTGGACCCGGACTTCGCCGGCCATCCGGTTGAGGATTTCACCGCGACCGTTGTCAGCATAGAAGATCTGTCGCCCAGCATTAAGGAGATACGCCTGGCGCTGGATCGCCCCATGACCTTTCAGGCGGGCCAATATGTGAACCTGAACCTGCCGGGTGTGGAAGGGAGCCGAGCTTTCTCCATCGCCAACCCGCCATCGGATGACCGTCATATTGAGTTGCATGTGCGTCTGGTACCAGGTGGTGCAGGAACCACCTGGTTACACCAATCACTGAAGCCAGGTGATGAGCTGGAGCTGTCCGGTCCTTATGGTCAGTTTTTTGTGCGCAAGTCCGATGCCAAGGATGTGATCTTTATTGCCGGTGGCTCTGGGCTGTCCAGTCCTCAATCGATGATCGTGGATCTGCTCGAACAGGGCGACACCCGACAGATCTATCTGTTCCAGGGCGCGCGCAATCTCAGTGAGCTGTATAACCGGGAACGGCTTGAAGCGCTGACGCAACAACATGCCAATTTTCACTACATCCCGGCGCTCAATGAGCCGACAGCTGTGGATGCCTGGACAGGTTTTATCGGCTTTGTTCACGAAGCAGCTAAAGACTATTTCGACGGGCGATTTAATGGCCATAAAGCATACCTGTGTGGGCCACCGCCCATGATTGATGCGGCCATCAGCGCATTAATGCAAGGGCGGGTATTTGAAGCGGATATCCATATGGAGAAATTCCTGACCGCCGCGGATGGAGCCGCTTCAGAAACACGCTCGGCACTGTTTAAACGCATCTGA
- a CDS encoding DeoR/GlpR family DNA-binding transcription regulator, translating into MLLSERQTKILAWLKQAGGHLSSQELTDSFNVSVQTIRKDLNELSDQGLVQRVHGGIRLPFHNRNLSFQSRQVINLEAKRAIGSKVADLLPEGATIFIGIGTTPQQVALALLDHPGLQVITNNLNAAMTLCHNPNIETLLTGGRIRPSDQDLMGEDATRFLRRFQVNFGIFGIGGLGPQGDLMDFSPEESYLSRAIIENSDQRILVADSSKHLRKAPVRTGTLSDVDRLVTDQLTTPMAELCEAAGVELLY; encoded by the coding sequence ATGCTGTTATCTGAGCGTCAAACAAAAATTCTGGCCTGGTTGAAGCAGGCGGGTGGGCATCTTTCCAGCCAGGAGCTGACGGATTCCTTCAATGTCTCGGTACAGACGATCCGTAAGGATCTGAATGAACTGAGCGATCAGGGGCTGGTGCAGCGGGTACATGGTGGTATCAGGCTACCGTTTCATAACCGCAACCTGTCCTTCCAAAGTCGTCAGGTAATCAATCTAGAAGCCAAACGTGCCATCGGCAGTAAGGTCGCGGATTTGCTGCCGGAAGGTGCAACAATTTTTATTGGTATCGGCACCACGCCACAACAGGTGGCCCTGGCTTTACTTGATCATCCTGGGTTGCAGGTCATCACCAATAACCTCAATGCCGCCATGACGCTGTGCCACAACCCGAATATTGAAACCCTGTTAACCGGTGGGCGCATCCGTCCATCGGATCAGGACTTGATGGGCGAAGATGCCACCCGTTTTCTGCGACGTTTTCAAGTCAATTTTGGCATTTTTGGTATTGGTGGCCTGGGCCCACAAGGCGATCTGATGGATTTTTCACCCGAGGAGTCTTACCTGTCACGCGCCATTATTGAGAACAGCGACCAACGCATTCTGGTGGCTGACTCCAGCAAGCATCTGCGTAAAGCCCCTGTACGAACCGGTACCCTGTCTGATGTGGACAGGCTGGTTACTGATCAACTCACCACCCCGATGGCCGAGCTGTGTGAAGCGGCGGGTGTCGAGTTACTTTATTAA
- a CDS encoding phenol hydroxylase subunit gives MPDLQLHTNTTPKARSSFERLTKYIRVRSDAGARFVEFDFAIGDPSLFVELIMPPGAFEAFCNNNQVIHMTDEQMADVDAELQKWRYGEDTLMSRNHNRSA, from the coding sequence ATGCCCGATTTGCAACTCCATACCAATACCACGCCCAAAGCGCGTTCAAGCTTTGAGCGTCTGACCAAGTATATCCGCGTGCGCAGTGATGCCGGAGCACGTTTCGTCGAATTTGACTTTGCGATTGGAGATCCCTCTTTGTTCGTCGAGTTGATTATGCCGCCGGGTGCTTTCGAGGCCTTCTGTAACAATAACCAGGTCATTCATATGACCGATGAACAGATGGCTGACGTCGATGCTGAACTGCAGAAATGGCGCTATGGCGAAGACACCCTGATGTCCAGGAACCATAACAGATCCGCTTAA
- a CDS encoding ABC transporter ATP-binding protein: MSQLQVCQLRKQWEETLAVKDISFEIAQGEFVALLGPSGCGKSTMLKMIAGLEDPSSGSIKLNGVDITHLPPGKRKLAMVFQSYALFPHLNVAENIVFGLKARGVGAHERDQRLKKVAELVNLGDQLAKKPSQLSGGQCQRVALARAIIAEAPLCLMDEPLSNLDAKLRNEMRAELRALQQRLGMTVLYVTHDQVEAMSMADRIILLNQGEIAQCGTPNQLYHIPETTFSARFIGNPPMNLLDQGSQLIGVRPEHIQLSNDGITAEVIRCDYHGADTIIDAALPSMAMQVIKLRLPGHQLLPAQQHLHLQWSLEHQHNFCSKTGQRRQDAGLDTPSTHQPTQQSTTPNHKELQHVTQH, from the coding sequence ATGAGTCAGTTGCAAGTCTGTCAACTTCGCAAGCAGTGGGAAGAAACCCTTGCGGTCAAAGACATCAGTTTTGAAATTGCCCAGGGTGAGTTTGTTGCCCTGTTAGGCCCTTCGGGTTGCGGAAAATCGACTATGTTAAAAATGATTGCCGGTCTTGAGGATCCCTCATCCGGTAGCATCAAGTTGAATGGTGTCGATATCACCCACCTGCCACCTGGAAAACGCAAGCTGGCGATGGTGTTTCAGTCCTATGCGCTTTTTCCTCATCTGAATGTGGCTGAAAATATTGTCTTTGGCCTGAAAGCGCGAGGTGTCGGCGCGCACGAACGTGATCAACGCTTAAAGAAAGTGGCCGAACTGGTGAATCTGGGTGATCAACTGGCCAAGAAACCCTCACAGCTATCCGGAGGCCAGTGTCAGCGTGTGGCACTGGCGCGAGCGATCATTGCCGAAGCGCCTTTATGCCTGATGGATGAACCTCTCTCCAACCTGGATGCCAAGCTGCGTAATGAGATGCGCGCCGAGCTAAGAGCACTGCAACAGCGCCTGGGTATGACAGTGCTGTATGTCACCCATGATCAGGTTGAAGCCATGAGCATGGCGGATCGTATTATTCTGTTGAATCAGGGTGAAATCGCTCAGTGCGGCACACCGAATCAACTCTACCACATCCCGGAAACCACCTTTTCCGCTCGCTTTATCGGCAACCCGCCCATGAACCTCCTGGACCAGGGTTCCCAACTGATAGGCGTGCGCCCAGAACATATTCAATTGTCTAACGATGGTATCACCGCTGAGGTGATCCGCTGCGACTATCACGGTGCCGACACCATCATCGATGCCGCCTTACCCTCGATGGCCATGCAAGTGATCAAACTGCGCCTGCCGGGCCATCAACTACTGCCTGCTCAGCAACATTTGCACCTGCAGTGGTCCCTGGAACACCAACATAACTTTTGCTCTAAAACGGGTCAGCGCCGGCAAGACGCTGGTCTGGATACACCCTCCACGCACCAACCCACACAGCAATCAACCACGCCCAACCATAAGGAGTTACAGCATGTTACGCAGCACTAA
- a CDS encoding aromatic/alkene monooxygenase hydroxylase subunit beta, with the protein MTIEIKTSTLEPIRNTFANIERRFGDKPASRYQEATYDLQAETNFHYRPLWQPEYELNDKSRTRIVMEDWYALKDPRQFYYGAYVQQRAKLQEAAESSYAFFEKRNLAEHLPDAVKDLLITYLIPLRHIEHTANLNNMYGCAFGYGTAITQALLYNAMDRLGIAQYLSRIGLILDSNTGDSLIESKQHWMQNPLWQGMRALCEEMTTVEDWFEVVIAQNLVVDTLVFNLFYEQLDEKLSSIGGRDVAMLTEFMLAWNKDVSRWLDSVLKTVVSESEENRALLETWCRDWRQKTLDAMSPLVTTLLDDAALSRADALLESRLQKIGICH; encoded by the coding sequence ATGACAATAGAAATCAAAACCTCCACCCTGGAGCCAATCCGCAATACCTTTGCGAATATTGAACGCCGCTTTGGTGATAAGCCTGCTTCACGCTATCAGGAAGCGACCTATGACCTGCAGGCTGAAACCAACTTTCATTACCGCCCGCTGTGGCAGCCGGAGTACGAGCTGAATGATAAAAGCCGTACCCGGATCGTCATGGAAGACTGGTACGCCTTGAAAGATCCTCGCCAGTTTTACTATGGCGCTTATGTACAGCAACGCGCCAAATTGCAGGAAGCCGCTGAGAGCAGTTATGCCTTTTTTGAAAAGCGTAATCTGGCCGAGCACCTGCCCGACGCGGTTAAAGATCTCCTGATTACCTACCTGATTCCACTGCGGCATATCGAACACACCGCCAACCTGAACAATATGTATGGCTGCGCGTTTGGGTATGGCACCGCTATCACTCAGGCACTGCTGTACAACGCCATGGATCGCCTGGGGATTGCCCAGTATCTGTCGCGTATCGGTTTGATTCTGGATAGCAATACCGGTGATTCGCTGATCGAGTCCAAGCAACACTGGATGCAGAATCCGCTGTGGCAGGGGATGCGTGCCCTGTGTGAAGAGATGACCACCGTTGAAGACTGGTTTGAGGTAGTGATCGCGCAAAACCTGGTGGTCGATACGCTGGTATTCAATCTCTTTTATGAGCAGTTGGACGAGAAGCTGAGCAGCATCGGTGGGCGTGATGTCGCAATGCTGACTGAGTTCATGCTGGCCTGGAATAAAGATGTTTCCCGCTGGCTCGACAGTGTGCTGAAAACCGTGGTGTCTGAATCAGAGGAAAACCGCGCCTTGTTAGAGACCTGGTGCCGCGACTGGCGTCAGAAAACCCTGGATGCAATGAGCCCCCTGGTCACCACACTTCTGGATGACGCGGCGCTGAGTCGGGCCGATGCATTACTGGAATCTCGTTTGCAAAAAATCGGCATCTGCCACTGA
- a CDS encoding MmoB/DmpM family protein yields MSKVYIALQDNDESRYIVEAIEEDNPDATVNHMPAMIRIENENSLVIKRATVEEKMGRDWDVQELHLNLITLGGNVYEDDEQLELSWNS; encoded by the coding sequence ATGTCAAAAGTATATATCGCCCTGCAGGACAATGATGAGTCCCGCTATATCGTTGAAGCGATTGAGGAAGATAACCCGGACGCCACAGTCAATCACATGCCGGCGATGATCCGCATCGAAAACGAAAACAGCCTGGTGATCAAGCGCGCCACGGTTGAAGAGAAGATGGGACGTGACTGGGATGTGCAGGAACTGCATCTGAATCTGATAACCCTCGGCGGCAATGTTTACGAAGACGATGAGCAACTTGAGCTGAGCTGGAACTCCTGA
- a CDS encoding aromatic/alkene/methane monooxygenase hydroxylase/oxygenase subunit alpha has product MAAKKLNLKDKYRLLTRDLDWEYSYADRKKAFPYEEFEGIKITDWSKWEDPFRLTMDSYWKYQAEKEKKLYAIFDAFSQNNGHLNVTDARYINAIKIFLTGVSPLEYQAFQGYAHVGRQFGGAGARVACQMQSIDELRHVQTQIHAMSHYNKYFDGFQDWSHMHDRVWYLSVPKSFFDDARSAGPFEFLIAISFSFEYVLTNLLFVPFMSGAAHNGDMATCTFGFSAQSDEARHMTLGLEIIKFLLEQHEDNVPIVQKWIDKWFWRGTRLLTIVAMMMDYMLPNKVMSWKEAWEVYFEEAGGALFKDLERYGIRIPKFVETTEKEKEHISHQAWWIFYTHGHAAGFHTWIPSDEELDWLSEKYPDTFDKYYRPRWELAKKMEAEGKRFYTKALPQLCTTCQIPMGFTEMDDPTQIAYRSSDFEGEKYHFCSDGCKHIFDDEPEKYVQSWLPVHQIYQGNCGGASVEEVLRDYYQLNMGADNMDIKGSPDEKRWKEWKGVA; this is encoded by the coding sequence ATGGCTGCTAAAAAACTCAATCTAAAAGATAAGTACCGTTTGCTAACCCGTGATCTGGACTGGGAATACTCCTATGCCGATCGCAAAAAAGCCTTTCCTTACGAAGAGTTTGAAGGGATTAAAATTACTGACTGGTCAAAATGGGAAGATCCGTTTCGTCTGACAATGGATTCTTACTGGAAGTACCAGGCTGAAAAAGAGAAAAAACTCTACGCTATTTTTGATGCATTCTCGCAGAACAATGGCCACCTGAATGTGACCGATGCGCGTTACATCAATGCGATCAAAATCTTCCTGACCGGCGTGTCACCACTGGAATACCAGGCGTTTCAGGGCTATGCCCATGTAGGTCGTCAGTTTGGTGGAGCCGGTGCGCGCGTGGCCTGTCAGATGCAGTCTATCGATGAGCTGCGCCATGTGCAGACCCAGATTCATGCCATGAGTCATTACAACAAGTACTTTGATGGCTTCCAGGACTGGTCACATATGCATGACCGTGTCTGGTACTTGTCTGTGCCTAAATCCTTCTTTGATGATGCGCGTTCAGCCGGGCCGTTTGAGTTCCTGATTGCGATCAGTTTCAGCTTTGAATATGTGCTGACCAATCTGTTGTTTGTGCCCTTTATGTCGGGTGCAGCGCACAACGGTGATATGGCCACTTGTACCTTTGGTTTTTCAGCCCAGTCTGATGAAGCACGGCACATGACACTCGGGTTGGAGATTATCAAATTCCTGCTGGAGCAGCATGAAGACAATGTGCCGATCGTGCAGAAATGGATCGATAAGTGGTTCTGGCGGGGTACGCGTCTGCTGACCATTGTGGCAATGATGATGGATTACATGCTGCCGAATAAAGTCATGTCCTGGAAAGAAGCCTGGGAAGTTTACTTTGAAGAAGCGGGCGGTGCGCTGTTCAAAGACCTGGAGCGCTACGGCATCCGCATCCCCAAGTTTGTCGAAACTACTGAAAAAGAGAAAGAGCATATTTCGCATCAAGCCTGGTGGATCTTCTATACCCACGGCCATGCGGCAGGCTTCCACACCTGGATTCCCAGTGATGAAGAGCTGGACTGGTTGAGCGAAAAATACCCGGATACCTTCGACAAATACTACCGCCCACGCTGGGAGCTGGCGAAGAAAATGGAAGCCGAAGGCAAGCGCTTCTATACCAAGGCTCTGCCTCAGTTGTGCACCACCTGTCAGATCCCGATGGGCTTTACTGAGATGGACGATCCGACGCAGATTGCCTATCGCTCCAGTGATTTTGAAGGTGAGAAATATCACTTCTGCTCGGATGGCTGCAAGCACATATTCGATGATGAACCGGAAAAATATGTGCAGTCCTGGTTGCCTGTGCATCAGATTTATCAGGGCAACTGTGGCGGTGCCAGTGTTGAAGAGGTGCTGCGCGATTACTACCAGCTGAATATGGGTGCCGACAATATGGATATCAAAGGCTCACCGGATGAAAAACGCTGGAAAGAATGGAAAGGCGTTGCCTGA
- a CDS encoding helix-turn-helix domain-containing protein, whose protein sequence is MSKLQQLKVRALQNPEVCQEYEALAEEFEFIDSLLKMRAAAGLTQEQLAERMGTKKSNISRLEKGGTNPSWGTLKKYAHACGFELSMSFHAA, encoded by the coding sequence ATGAGCAAATTGCAACAATTAAAAGTGCGTGCACTCCAAAATCCGGAGGTATGTCAGGAATACGAGGCACTTGCTGAAGAGTTCGAGTTTATTGATTCTCTGCTGAAGATGCGTGCAGCTGCAGGCTTAACTCAAGAGCAGTTGGCCGAGCGGATGGGTACCAAAAAAAGTAACATCAGTCGTTTAGAAAAAGGGGGCACCAACCCAAGCTGGGGAACCTTGAAAAAGTACGCTCATGCCTGCGGCTTTGAGCTCTCCATGAGTTTTCATGCAGCTTAA